The DNA window ACGTCGGTATCTCGCCCGCTGGTCCACCGACGGGATTCACGTGTGGGAGCATAAATTCGCCGTCCCACACGAGAACTACCCTGTGTGGCGGCGTGCGCCGCTCCGAGAAGCGTGCGCACGTCGGAACCTCTATGAAGCGCATCTTGAAGGGTTCGAGCGGGACCACTTCGAGAAATGGTTCAATCTGGAGATTGAGACTCCCGCCTACGCCGCCTTGGACCGGCTCGAAGCTGGTGCGGGATTGTGCGGCAATGACACGGAGGCGCTGGTGCGGTTCGCCGTTGCCCAAGACCTCCGTACCCCGAAAGATTGGAACCGCTACGACGCGTGGCAGACACACGTGCTTCCGTCAGTAATGGAGCGGATCGTAGAAAAGACCGTGCGGAAATTCAAGCCGGGACTGCCATATGAGCGGGAGCGGGAGCCGCTGCCGACAGATGAGCGGCGGTACGTCGAAACGTCCCTAACGCCAACTCCCGACGGCGTGCTTGTCGAGATGTCCGTCTCGGTCGGAAGTACGGCTTGGGTTCAGCGCACAAAACGTATGGTGCGCGAGTTGACGCCCAAGGCGGTACACTCCCGGTGGCACATTATCCGACCGCATCCCGGCCGCTCATGGCCAACTTGCGATCACCCGCTGGTCCGCTTCGAGGAACGCCAAGGATTTGCGATTCATGGTACCGGCTGGTTGCGTAAGAACACGGAAATTTTCCTTCCATTGAGCCCGCAACTCGCATTGTACACAAAGGTGGGATCAAAAGCCCCCGTGCCCGGAGTCATGAATGTTCTACGAACGCATTTCTTCGTCCGGCTGATTGTCGGTCACACGGACCGCAGCGTCTTTTCCAACTACCCGAACTACAAGTGGGTTGAATGGGAGAAGCGACGGTACGTAAACCGCGAAAGGTTCAACGCCTACCGCTGAACAAGGCTGGACATCCCCGCACACAAAAACGCAGAGCGCCCCCGGCGAGTTGTTCGCCCGCCGACGCGCGCGGTTTCAGCTTCCAGCGCCGGGAGTGCGGCACGGGCGTCGGATTCGCGGCGGCGGTCCCCCCCGCGCATTCCGGCCCGCATTTGTTCGTGGTAGTCCGCGAGCGTTTCGGAAAGCTCGCGGGCCTCTCGCCGGCTGGCTTCCCTCTCACTCCGGAGTGCGTCGATGGCCCCTGTGGGGTCCTGCACCTGGGGGGTCATACGGCGAACCCGCGTGCAGCGAGCTGAGAGGCCACGTCGGCGCGCTGGGGGGCAGCGTCGCGCTCACGCTGGGCGGTCAGTTCCTCGCGAAGCTGGTAGAGCTGCGCCCCGAGCTGCTGGTCGTCGGCGCTCGTGGCGCGGAACGTGGCGGGCAGTGTGCCCGCGTAAGTCTTCGCGGCCTCTGCGATCAACGGCAGCTCGCCGGGGACCCGGCCGCCACGGTCCTCCCGCTGGGCCAGATCGGCACAAAGGCCGGGGTCGATGCCGTTGGCCGCCAGTTCGGCAGCGAATCGCAGGCGTCGGGCGAAAGCATCAGCGGCCATCGGTTTCTCCGTTCGTGTGTGCCGCCAAGGCTCCCGCCCCGCCGGCAGCGATGAATCGTTCCAGCTCGGCATCTGCAACCCGCAGCCCACGTGAGCCCACGCGGACCGCCCGCAGCTCACCGCCCGCGACCAGCCGGTAGGCCGTGCGCAGTCCGATGCTTAGCCGCTCGGCCACTTCTGGAATCTTCAGCACGCGCCATCCTCCGGGTTTCAGGGAACGAAAAAAGCCCCCGCTGCCGACGATCCCAGGTCCGGACGGCGTGAGCCATCCGGGTCCATGGATTCGTGTTGGCAGCGAGGGCAAAAAGGGTCCGGTCCTCGCCGGTGGGCGGCTTTAGAGCCCGCCCCGCCCGCCTCCTAAGAGGTCGGACGATATGTCGCGCCCGATCCTGCCGGGCACGGAGATACATTAGCGGCGCACCGGGCCTTAGTCAAGGGCCTCGCTGGGGCCTAACTCATTACTAAAGAGTAGTTTACGCTATCGCAGTGGCTGGTCCGCGCGGCTGGATCGCGAGCCTCCGACGTTCGCCCCGGCGCGCCTCTATTTCAGCCCGAACAGGCCTAACGAGACTTGGGTGGCGAGCGCCTTGAACACCTCGAACGACGCGGACCCGCTTTTCTCCTTCACAAGTTCTTTCGTCCGGTTCCAGACCGTCTCGTTTCGGGTAGTGTCGAGAAATTCATGTCCCGCCCACGTCAGCCGCTCAACCGTTCCTTGCAGTGCTCCGCGCCCCTCGTATCGCGCGAGGTTCGCGTCAATGAAGCCGGCTTCCTCCAACAGCGCGAAGTGACGAGCCACCGTCGGTTCGTCGTACCCTTCGAAAGCAGAAGAGGTAACGCTGAAGTCTGGTGCGGCCTCTGCGCGCAGCAGGATAAGCCGGACTAGTTCGAAGTCACGTTTCATTCTTTGTCTCTAGGAGCGGTTGGAGAGGGTACGGCGCGGGTACGCGTGCGCGTGCTACGGTACAGCATGCGGCGCAGCGCTCGCAACCAAAGGAACGGACTTCCACCCGTTTGGTTGCGGCGGGTCCGCGCGCGCAGGTACTATCTGTGTCTTAGTGCCCGACCGCACGCAAACACCCTCTACGGCGCGGAGTCACATGCAGTTTTGGCGCATGCAGATGCACCCCTCTGACCCTGCGAACGCGATGCGGTACGCTGTGGAGAGCATTGCCGCCGGGTTCATCGGTCTGGACTTCGCGGGAGACGTGGGCGACCTGCGCCGTGTCCAGAGAGAGTCCCTGCCACCCGGCCAGACCGACTACCACGATTTTGCGAATCGGATGCAGAGGGGCGACCGGGTGCTTGTGATGGTGCACCACTTCCCGTTCGCGGTAGTCTCAGTCGCGGGGGACTACAACTACGTGGCAACCCCGGAGCCGGAGTTGGGGGTGTGGTTCCGGCACTTCCGCCGCATCGACAAGGGCGCTACGAGGTACTACGCCGACCGGATCACGAACGCGAAGGCTTGGCAGCCGATCACGATGACGGATACCATCTCCATCCTGAAGGACCCCACAGGTCAGACGTACCAACTGATCGAAGGTTGGAGCTGATCGCGGCGCGTCCGTCGGACCGTCCGCCACACGGAGCTACCCTCCCACTCATTTGCGCACACCCGCTTTCGCTTGCAGCGCCGGCATGAGCAGGGGGTGCCGATGACCGTCCAATTCGCTTTTCAAGTCCGTCGCTGCCGCGTTCAGTGATTCGAAGACACTGCCGATCAGTTTGTGGGCGTCGGACGAGTTGTCGACCACCTCTTCAGGTAAGAACTTTGCTTCTGCTGCGTTCCCTGAAGCCGAGATAAGGTGCTGAGCGACGGACGCCGGCAGTACCGCGAAGTGCTTCGTATAGAGGTTCCGGGCGTCTATCTCAATTCGTTCCATCTCACGCGCCATCCTCGCGGTTGCGTCCCACCAATCCATATCTGGGAAGCTGTGTTCGGGGAGAAGTCCTTGTGCGAGGGAAAAGATTTCCTCACACGCTGTGAGCTGCCTAGTCAGGTACGTCTCCGACAACCGAATGCGCGCCCGGTGCCCTTCGATGTCGTGCTGATTCATGTTCCGAATGGCTTCCAACTCACGCTCGTGGGCCTCACGTTGTCGCTGCAATCTTGCGTCGATCCATCGCGAGCAGCGTGAAGAAGCCCGTGACCAGGGCCGCGATCACGGCTGACGAAAACAGCATTTGCGTCCAAGTAGGCTGCGTCTGCATTGATGGGGACGGGGATCGGGTTTGAAGCAAATGGTGAGAACCAGCGGATGCACGACGATAGGGGGCCACGTGCGCGGTTGCAACAACCGTTCACGCCGGCATCCCTACTCGGCAGGCATGGGCACGGGACGGGCGCGGGACTCGCACGGGACACGGGACAAGCTGTCCCGCGCTCACAACCCCCCGCGCCCGAGTAGCTTAGGCGCGTAAATAGCTATCTACGCTATATTTAGGTTACTATCTAGTAAGCGGTGTGTTGCGGCGGCAGGTCGTGGAAGGG is part of the Longimicrobium sp. genome and encodes:
- a CDS encoding DUF4238 domain-containing protein → MQITEHSHFVPRRYLARWSTDGIHVWEHKFAVPHENYPVWRRAPLREACARRNLYEAHLEGFERDHFEKWFNLEIETPAYAALDRLEAGAGLCGNDTEALVRFAVAQDLRTPKDWNRYDAWQTHVLPSVMERIVEKTVRKFKPGLPYEREREPLPTDERRYVETSLTPTPDGVLVEMSVSVGSTAWVQRTKRMVRELTPKAVHSRWHIIRPHPGRSWPTCDHPLVRFEERQGFAIHGTGWLRKNTEIFLPLSPQLALYTKVGSKAPVPGVMNVLRTHFFVRLIVGHTDRSVFSNYPNYKWVEWEKRRYVNRERFNAYR
- a CDS encoding helix-turn-helix domain-containing protein; amino-acid sequence: MLKIPEVAERLSIGLRTAYRLVAGGELRAVRVGSRGLRVADAELERFIAAGGAGALAAHTNGETDGR
- a CDS encoding DUF2513 domain-containing protein, coding for MKRDFELVRLILLRAEAAPDFSVTSSAFEGYDEPTVARHFALLEEAGFIDANLARYEGRGALQGTVERLTWAGHEFLDTTRNETVWNRTKELVKEKSGSASFEVFKALATQVSLGLFGLK